One genomic segment of Mauremys mutica isolate MM-2020 ecotype Southern chromosome 10, ASM2049712v1, whole genome shotgun sequence includes these proteins:
- the LOC123378319 gene encoding LOW QUALITY PROTEIN: uncharacterized protein LOC123378319 (The sequence of the model RefSeq protein was modified relative to this genomic sequence to represent the inferred CDS: inserted 1 base in 1 codon) encodes MEDFIAAETPLGSAGRTAPPRMERPNPEKKGAPTLTDVRVSSRGAEARTRTATSSGRPARTPVPAARGDYRNPPGGLECTFGQVYSGEGRARRWQAAKITVPMVVEGRPTVALLDSGCGQTLVCQTMGPQADNRLGKIQLQCIHEDIRPYPSTKAQLIIDGVTRLMTVGLAPRLAYPVILGWDWPEFPAVLRRHAEGSLQVTPALEGEAPETEEDEVEAPDHTNPTEGREDPPPGVGEDPSAPTDFCRDQRANPTLTRTYDQLASVDGTVLDPHRAAQWPPFELRQERLYRVERDPRTGDTRTQLLVPRCHRRAVMKLAHDIPVAGHLGHEKTLARILGRFFWPGVHQEVKNYCNSCPECQLAAPARTPKALLVPMPLIETPFERVAMDLVGPLPKSSAGFQYILVIMDYATRFPEAIPLRTITARTIAAELVAHTEDPREPQLVETPTDDQLKQTRCLLQAFSCTFTGQPGYTTLVYHRIQTEPGVVIRGATRPLPYHRRQVVEEEVRAMLDLGVIEPSQSEWRSPVVLVPKPDGSQRFCIDFRRVNAISKFDAYPMPRIDELLARLGEARYITTLDLSKGYWQIPLKPASREKTAFATPTGLYQFTRMPFGLHGAPATFQRLMDRLLQPHQDYAAAYLDDVVIYSPRWENHLERVAAVLRSLRKAGLTANPKKCRIGWQETTYLGYTIGHGQVKPLVGKVQAIATCPPPATKRQVCQFLGLAGYYRRFIPQFVAIAAPLPGLLTKDSPRQVKWTRECDEAFQTLKTSLCSEPVLYSPDFHRTFVLQTDASEVGLGAVLSQEVEGEEHPVLYITXKLFPREKNYAVVKKEALAVKWACEALRYYILGAPFTLVTDHSALQWLARMKDHNMRLQRWYLALQPYAFTVRHRAGKDHANADFLSRLGGMEGAGPAAREPALRWGPCSEAAWLPAAPEREEPEQLPQWAEPLPPVPAPQKSRGGTGSIKAPAQRSVAARRPERTDAPDRAPAGPNLPQAQYPEEDWPSLPRARYPEED; translated from the exons ATGGAGGACTTCATCGCGGCTGAAACCCCGCTGGGCTCAGCTGGCCGGACCGCCCCGCCCCGGATGGAGCGCCCCAACCCAGAAAAGAAGGGGGCGCCCACCCTCACAGACGTACGAGTTTCCTCCCGTGGAGCGGAGGCCCGGACCCGTACCGCCACGTCCTCCGGGAGACCCGCTCGGACCCCGGTTCCTGCGGCGAGAGGGGACTACCGGAACCCGCCTGGAG GACTGGAGTGTACCTTTGGCCAGGTTTACTCAGGGGAAGGCCGTGCCCGGCGTTGGCAAGCGGCCAAGATCACCGTGCCCATGGTCGTTGAGGGGCGCCCGACTGTGGCCCTCCTCGATTCAGGCTGCGGCCAGACACTGGTCTGCCAAACCATGGGCCCGCAGGCTGACAACCGCCTGGGGAAGATTCAGCTGCAGTGTATCCACGAGGATATACGGCCCTACCCAAGTACCAAGGCCCAACTGATTATTGATGGGGTCACCCGGCTGATGACAGTGGGACTCGCTCCACGGCTGGCGTACCCAGTGATCCTGGGTTGGGACTGGCCCGAGTTCCCCGCCGTACTACGCCGCCAtgccgagggcagcctgcaggTCACGCCAGCCTTGGAAGGGGAGGCCCCAGAGACTGAGGAAGACGAGGTGGAAGCCCCCGACCACACCAACCCGACGGAAGGACGTGAAGATCCTCCCCCCGGAGTGGGGGAGGATCCCTCTGCGCCCACAGACTTTTGCCGGGATCAACGGGCCAACCCTACACTCACGCGGACATACGACCAGCTGGCCTCCGTGGATGGGACGGTCCTCGACCCCCATCGAGCGGCGCAGTGGCCGCCCTTTGAGTTGCGGCAGGAGCGCCTGTATCGCGTCGAGAGGGACCCCCGCACGGGGGATACCCGGACACAACTCCTCGTGCCTCGGTGTCACCGCCGGGCGGTCATGAAACTGGCCCACGACATCCCTGTGGCCGGGCACCTCGGTCACGAGAAGACCCTGGCTCGGATCCTGGGGCGCTTCTTCTGGCCAGGGGTACACCAGGAGGTAAAGAATTATTGCAACTCTTGCCCGGAATGCCAGTTGGCTGCCCCAGCACGAACTCCCAAGGCACTGCTGGTCCCGATGCCTCTGATTGAGACCCCCTTTGAACGTgtggccatggacctggtggggcctctCCCTAAGAGCAGCGCAGGGTTCCAATACATTTTGGTGATAATGGACTATGCTACCAGGTTCCCCGAAGCAATCCCTCTCCGGACCATCACAGCCCGCACCATCGCAGCTGAGCTG GTAGCCCATACCGAGGACCCCAGGGAACCCCAGCTCGTGGAGACCCCAACAGACGACCAACTCAAGCAGACCCGGTGCCTCCTGCAAGCATTTTCCTGCACCTTTACGGGCCAGCCGGGATACACCACCCTGGTATACCATAGGATCCAGACGGAGCCTGGGGTGGTGATCCGGGGCGCGACCAGGCCCTTGCCGTATCACAGGAGGCAGGTTGTTGAGGAGGAGGTACGAGCTATGCTGGATCTAGGGGTGATTGAACCATCGCAAAGTGAGTGGCGCAGCCCTGTAGTGCTGGTACCGAAGCCCGACGGCTCACAGAGATTCTGTATCGACTTTAGGCGCGTTAATGCTATCTCCAAGTTCGATGCCTATCCCATGCCTCGGATAGATGAGCTGTTGGCCCGCTTAGGGGAGGCCCGCTATATCACCACCCTTGATCTAAGCAaagggtactggcagatccccctgaAACCAGCCTCCAGGGAGAAGACTGCGTTCGCCACACCCACGGGCCTATACCAGTTTACCCGGATGcccttcggcctccatggggctccGGCCACCTTTCAGCGCCTAATGGACCGCCTCCTCCAGCCACATCAGGACTACGCGGCCGCCTATCTAGATGACGTGGTCATTTACAGTCCTCGGTGGGAGAACCACCTAGAAAGGGTCGCagccgtcctgaggtccctgcggAAGGCCGGGTTAACAGCCAACCCTAAGAAATGTCGCATCGGCTGGCAAGAGACCACGTACTTGGGGTATACTATCGGGCATGGACAGGTAAAACCTCTTGTCGGCAAGGTCCAGGCCATCGCaacctgccccccgccagccacGAAGCGCCAGGTGTGCCAgtttctggggctggcagggtatTACAGGCGGTTTATTCCCCAATTCGTGGCAATTGCCGCCCCCTTACCGGGGCTCCTGACAAAGGACAGCCCGCGGCAGGTGAAATGGACCCGCGAGTGCGACGAGGCCTTTCAGACACTCAAGACGAGCCTCTGCAGCGAGCCGGTCTTGTACAGTCCTGACTTCCACCGGACATTTGTTTTACAGACAGACGCCTCGGAAGTGGGACTTGGGGCCGTCCTTTCCCAAGAAGTAGAGGGGGAAGAGCATCCGGTTCTTTACATCA GGAAGCTGTTCCCCCGAGAGAAAAACTACGCGGTGGTCAAAAAGGAAGCCCTCGctgtgaagtgggcctgtgaaGCCCTGAGGTATTACATCCTGGGAGCCCCCTTCACCTTGGTCACCGACCATTCCGCACTCCAGTGGTTGGCTCGCATGAAGGACCATAATATGCGGCTGCAGCGGTGGTACTTGGCCCTGCAGCCCTATGCCTTCACTGTGCGTCATCGGGCCGGGAAGGACCATGCTAACGCGGACTTCCTCTCCCGGCTGGGGGGTATGGAAGGGGCTGGCCCCGCTGCACGGGAGCCAGCCTTGAGGtgggggccgtgtagtgaggcggcctggctcccggccgcacccgagagggaggagccagaacagctgccacagtgggcggaaccactgccacctgtccccgccccccagaagtcaaggggcgggacaggaagtataaaagccccggcccagcgctcagttgcagcccggcggccggagaggacagacgctcctgaccgagctcctgctggaccgaacCTGCCCCAAGCCCAGTACCCTGAAgaagactggccgagccttccccgagcccggtaccctgaggaggactga